From Anopheles darlingi chromosome 2, idAnoDarlMG_H_01, whole genome shotgun sequence, the proteins below share one genomic window:
- the LOC125948254 gene encoding 37 kDa salivary gland allergen Aed a 2-like isoform X1: MQFMLLLIPPLLLVLIRTGSGDRRGKFESAGDHLSPDDTLFVHLRCFELFAAASDDQSSDRERDASDWLLATNSSYMRKTDRSPDFLNCVLTKLQLYDDHHQMFKTLILTNQHRTYGNWMNLSVESVQSFSDDLYRAVVQSSASESLFAAFEPVFHRHQNTFFQLFLRDPIVLDNWYRQKGSDERNPNKTVVDFCEHHMSEELRSDICLIRSYQISNRTTEMEKHIDCIFRGFRYITSSGLIDVSEILRDYQLVSSLNDTILTHVRDCSDNYASIEVPVIKRSLQMYTCLLEGTLADAFKEAFDYREIRSGNLSHMLHKLPYNREQTKLQILALDKARCDDQQTQTGRHNSA; the protein is encoded by the exons ATGCAGTTCATGTTACTTCTGATTCCGCCTTTGCTTCTAGTACTGATAAGAACGGGTTCTGGTGATCGTCGGGGCAAGTTCGAATCAGCTGGTGACCACCTATCACCAGACGACACGCTGTTTGTTCATTTGCGATGCTTCgagttgtttgctgctgcgagcgaCGATCAGAGCAGTGACCGTGAACGTGATGCATCCGATTGGTTGttggccaccaacagcagctacaTGCGTAAAACAGACCGATCCCCTGACTTCCTTAACTGTGTCCTCACAAAGCTGCAGCTTtatgatgatcatcaccaGATGTTCAAA ACGCTAATACTGACAAATCAGCATCGAACGTATGGTAACTGGATGAATTTGAGTGTGGAGTCCGTACAATCATTTAGCGATGATTTATATCGTGCTGTGGTACAAAGCTCTGCTTCTGAAAGTCTTTTTGCAGCATTTGAACCGGTTTTCCACAGGCACCAAAACactttttttcaattgtttttacGTGATCCGATTGTGCTGGATAATTGGTATCGTCAAAAG GGATCGGACGAACGAAACCCCAACAAAACGGTTGTAGATTTCTGTGAGCATCACATGAGTGAAGAGCTAAGGAGCGATATCTGCCTCATACGAAGTTACCAGATCAGTAATCGGACAACGGAAATGGAGAAGCACATCGATTGCATCTTCAGAGGCTTTCGTTACATCACCTCATCGGGTTTGATTGAT GTATCAGAAATATTACGCGATTATCAACTTGTTTCGTCGCTTAATGACACAATATTAACTCATGTACGGGATTGCTCTGACAACTATGCCAGTATCGAGGTTCCGGTCATCAAACGGAGTCTACAAATGTACACCTGCTTGCTCGAAGGTACCTTGGCTGATGCATTTAAGGAGGCGTTCGACTATCGGGAGATTCGTTCGGGTAACCTGTCGCACATGCTGCATAAATTACCCTACAACCGAGAACAAACGAAATTGCAAATTCTAGCTCTTGACAAGGCCCGATGTGATGATCAGCAGACTCAAACAGGACGTCACAACAGTGCATAA
- the LOC125948255 gene encoding 37 kDa salivary gland allergen Aed a 2-like, whose protein sequence is MNKLLVALHLILCTVSHVKTRQRWTALTPEETLFIYTRCQEEHLPADNNSRKTYIENWHQWKLQPNDHVTQCYTKCVLEGLELYDGKQKKFRPGRVSSQHVAYQFLNGATADEVAKYKGAIDALEPASDSCEDLYMAYFPVHETFVNVTRKLYHGTVEGAARVYNSDPNLKRKNESLFTYCEKHVYGDQNREDMCRGRRYELTGSDELRNMIECVFRGLRYIKHGDINIDEIVRDFDHINRGDLEPRVRTILSDCRGIQPYDYYSCLINSDIREEFKLAFDYRDVRSADYAYIVKGNTYDAQKVIAEMNKVEKHVCG, encoded by the exons ATGAACAAATTGCTGGTTGCATTGCATCTTATCTTGTGCACTGTCTCTCATGTGAAG ACAAGACAACGCTGGACTGCTTTAACACCGGAGGAAACATTGTTCATATACACGCGTTGCCAGGAAGAACATTTGCCTGCAGATAACAACTCTAGAAAAACGTACATCGAAAACTGGCATCAATGGAAACTACAGCCTAACGATCACGTCACTCAATGTTACACTAAGTGCGTCCTAGAAGGATTAGAGCTGTACGatggaaaacagaagaaattTAGG CCAGGAAGAGTGTCATCTCAACACGTCGCCTATCAGTTCCTTAATGGTGCCACAGCGGATGAGGTTGCAAAGTATAAGGGAGCGATCGATGCGCTCGAACCAGCCAGTGATAGCTGCGAAGATCTGTACATGGCTTATTTTCCCGTGCATGAGACGTTCGTAAATGTAACCCGTAAGTTGTATCATGGCACAGTAGAAGGTGCAGCGAGAGTATACAACTCGGATCCCAATCTTAAACGAAAGAACGAATCATTGTTTACTTACTGCGAGAAGCATGTCTATGGTGATCAAAATCGGGAGGATATGTGCCGTGGTCGCCGCTACGAGCTAACCGGTAGTGATGAGCTACGCAACATGATCGAATGTGTTTTCCGTGGCTTGCGTTACATCAAACATGGTGACATTAAT ATTGATGAAATAGTTCGTGACTTCGACCACATCAACCGAGGTGATCTGGAGCCACGCGTACGTACAATTCTCTCGGATTGTCGGGGCATACAGCCCTACGATTATTATTCCTGTTTGATTAACAGCGATATTAGGGAGGAATTTAAGCTAGCGTTCGATTACCGTGATGTACGTTCGGCTGACTATGCATATATTGTGAAGGGAAACACCTACGATGCCCAGAAAGTAATAGCCGAAATGAACAAAGTAGAGAAACATGTTTGCGGATAA
- the LOC125948254 gene encoding 37 kDa salivary gland allergen Aed a 2-like isoform X2 — protein sequence MQFMLLLIPPLLLVLIRTGSGDRRGKFESAGDHLSPDDTLFVHLRCFELFAAASDDQSSDRERDASDWLLATNSSYMRKTDRSPDFLNCVLTKLQLYDDHHQMFKTLILTNQHRTYGNWMNLSVESVQSFSDDLYRAVVQSSASESLFAAFEPVFHRHQNTFFQLFLRDPIVLDNWYRQKGSDERNPNKTVVDFCEHHMSEELRSDICLIRSYQISNRTTEMEKHIDCIFRGFRYITSSGLIDVSEILRDYQLVSSLNDTILTHVRDCSDNYASIEVPVIKRSLQMYTCLLEGTLADAFKEAFDYREIRSALDKARCDDQQTQTGRHNSA from the exons ATGCAGTTCATGTTACTTCTGATTCCGCCTTTGCTTCTAGTACTGATAAGAACGGGTTCTGGTGATCGTCGGGGCAAGTTCGAATCAGCTGGTGACCACCTATCACCAGACGACACGCTGTTTGTTCATTTGCGATGCTTCgagttgtttgctgctgcgagcgaCGATCAGAGCAGTGACCGTGAACGTGATGCATCCGATTGGTTGttggccaccaacagcagctacaTGCGTAAAACAGACCGATCCCCTGACTTCCTTAACTGTGTCCTCACAAAGCTGCAGCTTtatgatgatcatcaccaGATGTTCAAA ACGCTAATACTGACAAATCAGCATCGAACGTATGGTAACTGGATGAATTTGAGTGTGGAGTCCGTACAATCATTTAGCGATGATTTATATCGTGCTGTGGTACAAAGCTCTGCTTCTGAAAGTCTTTTTGCAGCATTTGAACCGGTTTTCCACAGGCACCAAAACactttttttcaattgtttttacGTGATCCGATTGTGCTGGATAATTGGTATCGTCAAAAG GGATCGGACGAACGAAACCCCAACAAAACGGTTGTAGATTTCTGTGAGCATCACATGAGTGAAGAGCTAAGGAGCGATATCTGCCTCATACGAAGTTACCAGATCAGTAATCGGACAACGGAAATGGAGAAGCACATCGATTGCATCTTCAGAGGCTTTCGTTACATCACCTCATCGGGTTTGATTGAT GTATCAGAAATATTACGCGATTATCAACTTGTTTCGTCGCTTAATGACACAATATTAACTCATGTACGGGATTGCTCTGACAACTATGCCAGTATCGAGGTTCCGGTCATCAAACGGAGTCTACAAATGTACACCTGCTTGCTCGAAGGTACCTTGGCTGATGCATTTAAGGAGGCGTTCGACTATCGGGAGATTCGTTCGG CTCTTGACAAGGCCCGATGTGATGATCAGCAGACTCAAACAGGACGTCACAACAGTGCATAA
- the LOC125948257 gene encoding uncharacterized protein LOC125948257 codes for MKGYGIIVGGILLQLLVLIPIPLQAQTVAKCISDISDLSRTKVCDLRQYRLAVGDDADRYVKCTLAAIGFVADDGSVQRNVVLSALDEVESHDGIYTDSVDACLSRTRKLSGAQRPNGFFSCMLATESAGNFQDALELRELKTASQWPAHQAFDRTKVQQQMQEVNRQLQCK; via the exons atgAAAGGTTACGGTATAATCGTTGGCGGGATTTTATTGCAACTGCTGGTTCTAATTCCCATACCATTGCAAGCTCAAACTGTGGCCAAGTGTATTAGCGATATTTCCGATTTATCGCGGACGAAAGTGTGTGATCTTCGACAGTATCGCCTAGCGGTCGGCGATGATGCAGATAGATATGTAAAGTGTACTCTAGCAGCTATCGGATTCGTGGCCGATGATGGCTCTGTTCAG CGAAATGTTGTCTTGTCTGCTTTGGACGAGGTGGAGTCACACGATGGTATCTACACCGACAGTGTGGACGCGTGCTTGTCGCGAACTAGGAAGCTGTCAGGAGCTCAACGACCCAATGGTTTCTTCTCTTGCATGTTGGCGACAGAATCGGCCGGAAACTTCCAAGACGCTCTCGAACTGCGCGAACTCAAGACGGCTTCCCAGTGGCCTGCACATCAAGCTTTCGATAGAACCAAAGTGCAACAGCAGATGCAAGAAGTGAACCGCCAGTTGCAATGCAAATAA